The Bacteroides sp. sequence CAACAATATCCATGAACCGTTTGAAGGATTGCTGCCACACAGGCATCAAGCCGGGCTGAATCTGGATGAGTGGTGTGCCAAAGATGGAGGTCATCTTTACGGCTCCAAGGAGGATATCATGCAGTTCAGGAATGACCTTTACCACCACATCAGACTGATATAATTCGGTCAGGATTTGGCTGATATTTTTATGCTCACGGGGTTCAATGGCCAGGATGGCTTCTTCTATCTGATGCTGCTCGATGATCTCCCTGAGGTCCTTAAACCAGCCCAGGCGTGGTAAATGCTCTTCGATCAGGTAATGGTCGTAAACATTTACGTTGACATAACCGATGAACTTATTTCCGGAAGATTTTTTTTGCGATTCCAGTTCTTTGAATACCTCCAGGGCTTTTTTCTGGCTACCAATGATGATGGTTTTGAATCCAAGGATTCTGTTGTGTATTTTGTTGATGAGCAGGGTGGTGAGCACCAGCCGTAAAGTGGCCGTGAAAAAGAAATGAAAAATAAGGAGGAAGAGGAAGGACCTGTAGTATTCACTGCTGGTGCTAACTTCCTGGTCGAGCAGTACCACAAAAAAGATCACCAGGACTCCAATCACTGAGGTGAACAGGGTCTGGCCAAATTGCCCCAGCCGGGAGGTGCGGAAAATGGATTTGTACGCACCACTGACATAATATAACAATAACCAGAATAAGGGAATTGCTACCAGCCCAAAGATCAGGTTCTCATCAATAAACAGTTGTTCCTTCAGGCTGCCCAGGCCAAAGCTATGATTGGCTTTCCTGAAACTGATGAAAAAAAACCAGGCCAGGGAGGCAGCAAGGAAATCAAAAATGAGGTACCGGAAAAGATAGATTTTTTGTAGTCGTTTATCCATGCTGTTGTTTTGGTGTCGCAAAAAAAATTCTAGTTCATGGGCTCATTATGATTGGTGATTGTAAATGAATGAAAGAACGGGGAGGCAATAATAAAATGATAACGCTTGTGCGTTGGACATATTGTTTATACACAAATAAAGAAAATGTTAAGGCAGGAAATTTCCTTCAAGAAAGAGCCAAATACCCTCTAAGTCAGTATTTAACCCAGCACCTGGGTGTTGATTTCAATTTTCTCCATAATGAGGTAGGCCAGTTCAAGTGACCGGTAGCCGTCCTCGATAGTCACCACGGGCAAGGTGTTTTCTACTATGGAAGCATGAAAGGTTTCCAGTTCGGTTTTTATGGCATTAATGGGAAGGATTTTTGGCTTTTCAACAAAGATTTGTTTTTTACCCTTCCCGGGGCCCAGGTCAATAACCATGGCAAAGGGGTCATCGGTTTTCTCAAAGGATTGCATCCTGATGATCTCGGTTTCCTTGGTTAGAAAATCTACTGAGATATATCCCTCTTTCTGGAAGAAGCGCGATTTGCGCATATTTTTCATTGAAATACGGCTGGCTGTGAGGTTGGCGACGCAACCATTGTTAAATTCTACCCTCGCATTGGCAATATCCGGGGTATCGGAAACCACGGCGACCCCGCTGGCGGAGACCTTCTTGATAGGAGATTTGATCACGTGAAGCACGATGTCAATATCATGGATCATCAGATCGAGAATCACAGGCACATCTGTCCCACGCGGGTTAAAGGGGGCCAGGCGATGCGTCTCAATAAACATTGGATTTTCCAGATAAGGATAGGCTGCAATGAAGGCGGGGTTGAAACGTTCCACATGGCCCACCTGCACCTTCACATTGGCTTCCCTGGCCAGTTCAATAAGTTCCCGGGCTTCAGTGAGGGTTGTGGTAAGGGGTTTCTCAATAAACACATGGCGCGACCGCCGGAGTGCCCGGGATGCACTTTCAAAATGGTTCACGGTAGGGGTCACAATATCCACCATCTGACAGGCATCGATCAGGGCATCGGCTGAAGGGAAACGTTTTATGCCAAATTTTTCTTCCACCTCGGAGCATATCTCCGGGTTGGGGTCATAAAATCCCAGCAAATCAAAACGTTCCGATTCCTGAATGCACTTAATGTGAATCTTGCCCAGATGTCCTGCACCTAATACCCCAATTTTATTTACCTGTGTCGTCATTTGAAGAATGTATTGTTTTAGTAATGCAAAAGTAAAATATTAAAAGCTTTGTCATAATGGTTTTTTCCTTTTCCATCTCCGAACCCAGGAAATCAATGGTTTTTCTTTTTTTGGGCCGTATACTTAATAACGCTGGAAGTCCATATTTCATGCTCATTATTATCGGGGAATTGCTTATTTTAGCAAGTAATTGACAATGTTAATCTGGATTTGGGTTACCCATGATAGATACCTACCGGCATAAGGGATTGCGGAGAAAACTGGCCGAAGAAGTTCGGGGAAAAGGCATTAAGGATGAACGGGTGATAGCGGCCATTGAGAAGATCCCCCGGCACTTTTTCCTCGATTCCTCATTTGTTGAGTTTGCCTACCAGGATAAGCCCTTTCCCATAGGGGCGGGGCAAACCATTAGCCAACCCTATACTGTTGCATACCAAACTGAATTGCTTGATGTCAAGAAAGGGGATAAGGTTCTGGAGATCGGCACAGGCAGTGGTTACCAGGCTTGCGTGCTGTTGGAGCTGGGAGCCAAGGTGTTTAGCATTGAACGTCACCATAGCCTATACCTGAAAACCAAGGCCTTGTTGGCAAAGATGGGCTATAATGCCAGGCTCTTTTATGGCGATGGTTATAAGGGTTTACCTGCCTATGCCCCATTTGATAAGATCCTTATTACGGCGGCAGCCCCCCAGATCCCGCCCGATCTGCTTCAACAATTGAAAACCGGGGGAGTCATGGTAGTGCCTGTGGGGTCAGGCGGGACGCAAACCATGTTTCGCATTACCAAACTGGATGAGAACCAATACGAGCAGGAGGATTTCGGCCTCTTCCGCTTTGTGCCTATGCTGGGGAACAAAGAATAGATTTCTTTATTTGTTTGTTTTTATAAACTTAATCCATACTTTTACAGGACGAACAGGTAGTTTGTGTAAATTTGGTTTTCTAATGAGGCATCTGGAAACGTTCCGTGAAGTATTTTCCCAGGGAGCTGCAGGGCAGTTGCTGCTTGCATTTAATGGCGCTTTCACCCAGGAAAATATCGTCAACCTGGCCAGTGCGGTGCGCAATGAAGTAGAGAACCTTAGCGATCCCGTGACCGGGAAAAGAGCTTTTAGTATTTTTGTGGAAATGGCTCAGAATGTCCTGCATTACAGCCAGACAAAGGGTTCTACAGGGAAAGGCGCGGGTCGTTTTTTGTTATTTCAGAATCCTGAAGGCTTCCATCTGCTTACAGTTAATCTGATTGACCCTTCGCAAATGGACTACCTGAAGCGACGCATTGCAGAAATCAATCGTATGGGGACCTCCGAATTGAGGTCTATCTACCTTACCCGCCGCAGGCAAAAGGATACCAACGGAACCGGGGGTGCAGGCCTGGGGCTGATGGATATCTCCCGGCGATCAGGAAGCCCGCTTGGTATTGGCTTCCTGCCTGAAGGCCAGGGGAGGCTTTCCTTCTATCTTCGTGCTACGCTTAACAAAAAGTCTAACTAGAACCGGGGTGTTTTGTCAAGGGCTTCCCGCAGGCCGTTTCCGGTAAGCATAAAAGCAAGGACCATCAGCATGATCAGCAGACCCGGCATAAAGGCCAGATAGCCCTTGTCGAGTATGATATATCCGTAATGTTCCCGGATCATGGTGCCCCAGGAAGGCATAGGTGGTTGTACCCCTATGCCCAGGAAACTCAACCCAGCTTCGATCAGGATGGCTGAAGCAAAGTTAGCGGCTGAAATGACGATCACGGGTCCCATGATGTTTGGGAGAATATGATGTACGATAATGCGGGTACTCCCCAAACCCAGCGCCCTGCATGCTTCCACAAACTCTTTCTCACGCAGGCTGAGTACTTGTCCCCTGGCTACTCTTGCCACGTCCACCCACATGGTGAGCCCCACAGCCAGAAAGACCTGCCAGAATCCTTTCCCGATGGCGAAGGTGATGGCAATGACAAGCAGCAGGGTAGGGATGGACCAGATCACATTTATCAGCCACATCACCAGGTCATCCAGTTTCCCCCTGAAATAACCTGCCAGGCTACCCAGGGTAATGCCAATGACCAGGGAAATAAAAACCGCAATAAATCCCACGGAGAGGGAAACGCGCGTGCCAATGATGAGCTGGCTCAGCAGGTCCCGACCAAAGCGGTCTGTTCCCAAAATGAACCTGCGGTTTTTAATGTGTTCCGCTTCCACTTGCTGCTGCATTTCCAGGATGGGAAGGGTCAGATGCTCCCCCGAAAAGGAAATGAATGAAAGGGAATCATTGACAGGCTCGCCCTGATGTTGGTCGTGTTGAATGGGGAAAAGCACATCCGGCAGCCATATCCTGTCCTCCAGCCCAGGATAGTCGGGCTGCCCTGCATAGGTTTCGTAATAAAGCCAGGGGCCTTCAAACCAGTATCGTTGAATGGGAATGGTGTTCACTTCAGATACCTTACCCCTAATCATTTTATGGAAAAAATGGCTTTTTTTCGGCACTTCATTTTTTCTAACCAGCAAAAGGGTGGCTTTGTGTCCTGGTTTATGGGTGGCAAGTTCTAACTGCTGATGGTTTGCAAAGGGGGTAGCGTCGGGGGTGATGAGATAACCCAGGACAGCAAGGATAGCTGAAAGGCTTATGAATACAAGGCTTCCCAGCGATACTGGGTTCCTGAGAAACCGCCGCCAGGCCATCCTGCTTAGGGAACCTTGTATGTCATCTCTCTTTTTTCGGAACACCTGGAGCAATTTTGCTGTCAAATTTATAAAACAAAATGAATTTTTTTCTGTTTAGATAATAATAGAAATACCGCAAGCCGGAAAAGACAAAAAGCAATTTTTCTGCGGTTTTACAAAAATTGGCATAATTTTAGTGAAGTAATTCACCGACTCAAAAAAACTTTTTTCATTATGAATATCCGACTTTTTTCAACCATCCTTTTTGCCGTGGCTTTTAGCCTGCTGGTGCAATTCCCTGTAAAAGCCCAGGAGGCAAAGATAAACTGGCTCACGATTGAAGAAGCCCAGGAACTGCATAAAAAAGACCCCAAAAAGATCTTTGTTGACATTTATACCGATTGGTGCGGTTGGTGTAAGCGTATGGATGCTGAGACATTTACCCATCCCGTCATTGTTGATTATATCAATACCCATTTCTACGCCGTGAAGCTCAATGCCGAGCAAACCGAGCCCATTGTTTTCAAGGGTGTGAAGTATGAAAATGAAAGGGCCAGCCAGCGCCGCGGCGCCCATAATTTTGCCATTGCCATCCTGCAGGGCCGTATGAGCTATCCATCGGTGGCGTTCTTCGATGAGAACCTGAGCCTGATCTATGCCCTGCCTGGCTTTCGGAATGCAGTCCGAATGGAACCCATCCTGGTTTTCTTCAATGAAGACGTTTACAAAACCAATCCCAACCTGGATGAGTTTACAGCAAATTTCCAGGGACGGGCTTCCGAATAAGGCCAGGCTAATTCCTGCAATCCGTTTTTTTGCGCACCTGCTGTAAATACCACCTGCAAATGCGGGCATTATAGCTGAAAATCGTTTTGAGGGGCGGATGCCCCTCTTTTTTTAGCTGCTGCTCCATCTCTGAAGTAAACTTGTCGTAGCACATCCAGTCGGCTGCCTTTAGCTTACGTGCCAGCACCATGCCGGGAACCAGGGGTTTCAGGATTTTCCTGATGCGTTTCTCCAAGCTGTTCTTGCCGACCTCTTTCATTTCATTTTCTTCGAAAAAGATGCCCAGGGGCTTGAAAAACTCATCCTCCAGAAGTTGGTAGTACAACTGTTGGTTGAGCCTCAAATCAAAGGGGACCTGCCTGAACAGGTTTCTCAGATCCTTATGCCATAAGGGCAGGCGAAAAGCATAACCAAAATAAGGGAATACCTGTGCCGATTGAAAGATGAACTTTGAGCCACGCTCTTTTACATACCAGTCCTCGGCGTAAACACTGTAAAAAGGGTCGGTAGCACCATCCGGCGGATGATAGCCTTCAAACCATTGTTCCAGCCTCCTGGTGATCTGGTCTTTGGCAGCGTTCCCTAAGGGGATAAACAGGAAATATTTTTTTGCAATATGTGGGGCCAGGTTTTTAAGGTCTCGTTTTGTCCTGGCAGCCTTCTTGACATGGCCTCCCGCAAGAAAATCACCCCCATGACCCGGAAGAAATACACTGTCGTCCGGGATCAGTTTGTTATCTTTCAGGTATTTTACAGCAAAATATTCCTGGAGGTAGGGCATGGTGTAATTGTTTCCGGCATAGCGGTTATAGTCCTGGAAAACCGGATCATGCAAATAACCCTTTATATCTGTTTTGCGGTAATCAACAAAGATCCACTGGTATCCAAGTTTTTCAGCTACTTGCTGGCTTAATTCCGACTCCTGGTTTGGCCTGCCATAAGTGAAGCAGATGACTTTCTCGTAGCCTGCGTTCTTCAGAAGCGAGACAATCAGCCTGGAGTCGTAACCCCCGCTCAGGGGCACCACCACCGTTCGATCCTTCAGGGAAGTGATCAGGCGCTTGGTCACGTTTTTGAGTTTATACACCAGCTTGACCTTCAACTCGGTCAGGCTCTCTCCCCAAAAGGCTTTGGGCAGGAAATAGTTGTAAATATCGGACGCTGTTGTTCCATCGGGTTTAAGCAACAGGATTTCAGCTGCTTGCGATTTATAGATCCCCTTCAGTAAGGTTTCGCGCCCCATGACAAAACCTGCGCCCATAAATTCATCAAAGGCATCGGTATTACAGTGCTTGTCCTGCTTCATGTTAAGCAGTTGATCAGAACTGTCCGACACCAGCCACTTCCCGTTTTCCCAGGTGTAAAAAACCGGGAAAATGCTCATAGCACCCGTGCAGATCAGGATTCCTTCGCTGGTTTGTTTGATGATCGTAAAAGGCCCATCAATGCTTTCCACCTCCTGTCTTATGGCTTTGCGGTCCTTCAGGGGGGCCAATACCTCCAGTGCGCCTCCTTCGTGGTAATGCCGGCCATCGCGGTCGAAGAAAAAACCCTTAAAATAAAGGTCTTCCGCCTGGTGCCAGTAATAGTTGTAGTTGTAAACCAGGAAAAGTTGGTTCATATCGTTTCTTTATTTTTTGATATTGTCAAAAAGTTTAATGTATTGCTGTGCCACCGCGCTTTTGCTATAGCGAGTGATGGCTTCCTGCCTGATATGAGCAGGCTGATATCGTTCATACTGATTCATCATTTCAAGCAAAGCTCCAGCCAGTTGATCGGATTTTCCTGATTCCACCAGCAATCCGATGTTTTCGTTTACGATGCTTTCCGGGCCTCCTGAACGGGTGGCGATCAGGGGTAGTCCTGTGGCCATCGCCTCAATAAAAACCACCCCAAAGGCCTCAAAATGGCTGGCAAGTAAAAAAGCATGGGCTTGCTGCATTTGGTCAAGCACCTGGCTGCGGTTCAGCTTCCCGGCGTAAACGACCTTCCCCCTGAGTCTCTTTTCTTCTAACAGTCGCTCCAGCCTCGGGCGCTCCGGACCGTCGCCACCAATGACCAGCTGGCAATCTCCTTCAAATTCCTGGCTTGCGCTGGCAAAGGCCTCGACCAGGGTGTCCATCCCCTTCAAGGGAATAAGGTTGGCAAGCGAAAAAAACCGGAAAGGCTTCAGGGGCTTTTTCCCTTTTGCAGGATGAAAGAAATCCGTATCGACCATATTGGGAATGCAATGCAGCCTACCCTCGACTTCAGGGGCAACCTCCCGGATAAAGGGTTGGAGTGATTTGCTTACCGTTACCACGGCAGCGGCACCCTCAAAAGCTATTTTTAGATAGGGAAAGAACCAGGGCTCAAATTGCTGCCTGGCTTCCGGGGTGTTGTAAACAAACCGGCTCCGGTGCTCAGTGATCACATAGGGGATGCCGTATTTCTCCTTGATAAAGGCTGCCACCAGTCCTGCCCAGATGCTGCTGTGGGCAAGGATCAGATCGGGCGGCCCCTGTCTTTCCTGGTATTTCCTGAAAAAGCGCAGCATCAAACTGATCCAGCCGTGAAAATTAGGCCTATTGGAAAAGGGAATGATCCAATACTTCTTCAGGTATTCAGTGATCCCGTCAAGGGTGTGGATCTCAATTTTACGGACATTCTGAAGTTCTTTCAGCCTGAGGGTCCGCAGGCTGGTATGCAATCCGGCCATTACGTCAACCTCCAATCCTTCATTGGCCAGTGCAAGGGCGTGCTCGCGAAAGAAGTACCCTCCCTTGGGTGGATACCACGAAGGGATGACCAGTATTTTGCCAGCTTGCTTTCCCTTCATCGCTTATTCCTTTTGTTTACTATTCAGTTCAGGGACAATGGCTTGCCTTCTGGCCAGGCTGAGGTACCAAAGCAGGTTGTAGGTAACCACCCCAAAGCTTACGGCCGAGAACAGTCCCAGCGACAGCCAGAGGTCCTGTCTCCAGAT is a genomic window containing:
- a CDS encoding sugar transferase — encoded protein: MDKRLQKIYLFRYLIFDFLAASLAWFFFISFRKANHSFGLGSLKEQLFIDENLIFGLVAIPLFWLLLYYVSGAYKSIFRTSRLGQFGQTLFTSVIGVLVIFFVVLLDQEVSTSSEYYRSFLFLLIFHFFFTATLRLVLTTLLINKIHNRILGFKTIIIGSQKKALEVFKELESQKKSSGNKFIGYVNVNVYDHYLIEEHLPRLGWFKDLREIIEQHQIEEAILAIEPREHKNISQILTELYQSDVVVKVIPELHDILLGAVKMTSIFGTPLIQIQPGLMPVWQQSFKRFMDIVVALIGLVVLSPVFLITALIVKLTSRGPVFYAHERIGLHGKPFMMHKFRSMFVDAEKDGPQLSCKDDPRITPFGRFMRKVRLDEIPQFFNVLIGNMSLVGPRPERQFYIDQIVKKAPHYRLLQKVKPGITSWGQVKYGYAENVDQMIERLRYDLLYLENMSLAVDFKILIYTVLIILQGRGK
- a CDS encoding Gfo/Idh/MocA family oxidoreductase — protein: MTTQVNKIGVLGAGHLGKIHIKCIQESERFDLLGFYDPNPEICSEVEEKFGIKRFPSADALIDACQMVDIVTPTVNHFESASRALRRSRHVFIEKPLTTTLTEARELIELAREANVKVQVGHVERFNPAFIAAYPYLENPMFIETHRLAPFNPRGTDVPVILDLMIHDIDIVLHVIKSPIKKVSASGVAVVSDTPDIANARVEFNNGCVANLTASRISMKNMRKSRFFQKEGYISVDFLTKETEIIRMQSFEKTDDPFAMVIDLGPGKGKKQIFVEKPKILPINAIKTELETFHASIVENTLPVVTIEDGYRSLELAYLIMEKIEINTQVLG
- a CDS encoding protein-L-isoaspartate(D-aspartate) O-methyltransferase; translated protein: MIDTYRHKGLRRKLAEEVRGKGIKDERVIAAIEKIPRHFFLDSSFVEFAYQDKPFPIGAGQTISQPYTVAYQTELLDVKKGDKVLEIGTGSGYQACVLLELGAKVFSIERHHSLYLKTKALLAKMGYNARLFYGDGYKGLPAYAPFDKILITAAAPQIPPDLLQQLKTGGVMVVPVGSGGTQTMFRITKLDENQYEQEDFGLFRFVPMLGNKE
- a CDS encoding SiaB family protein kinase, which codes for MRHLETFREVFSQGAAGQLLLAFNGAFTQENIVNLASAVRNEVENLSDPVTGKRAFSIFVEMAQNVLHYSQTKGSTGKGAGRFLLFQNPEGFHLLTVNLIDPSQMDYLKRRIAEINRMGTSELRSIYLTRRRQKDTNGTGGAGLGLMDISRRSGSPLGIGFLPEGQGRLSFYLRATLNKKSN
- a CDS encoding ABC transporter permease; this encodes MFRKKRDDIQGSLSRMAWRRFLRNPVSLGSLVFISLSAILAVLGYLITPDATPFANHQQLELATHKPGHKATLLLVRKNEVPKKSHFFHKMIRGKVSEVNTIPIQRYWFEGPWLYYETYAGQPDYPGLEDRIWLPDVLFPIQHDQHQGEPVNDSLSFISFSGEHLTLPILEMQQQVEAEHIKNRRFILGTDRFGRDLLSQLIIGTRVSLSVGFIAVFISLVIGITLGSLAGYFRGKLDDLVMWLINVIWSIPTLLLVIAITFAIGKGFWQVFLAVGLTMWVDVARVARGQVLSLREKEFVEACRALGLGSTRIIVHHILPNIMGPVIVISAANFASAILIEAGLSFLGIGVQPPMPSWGTMIREHYGYIILDKGYLAFMPGLLIMLMVLAFMLTGNGLREALDKTPRF
- a CDS encoding DUF255 domain-containing protein; protein product: MNIRLFSTILFAVAFSLLVQFPVKAQEAKINWLTIEEAQELHKKDPKKIFVDIYTDWCGWCKRMDAETFTHPVIVDYINTHFYAVKLNAEQTEPIVFKGVKYENERASQRRGAHNFAIAILQGRMSYPSVAFFDENLSLIYALPGFRNAVRMEPILVFFNEDVYKTNPNLDEFTANFQGRASE
- a CDS encoding asparagine synthase C-terminal domain-containing protein; amino-acid sequence: MNQLFLVYNYNYYWHQAEDLYFKGFFFDRDGRHYHEGGALEVLAPLKDRKAIRQEVESIDGPFTIIKQTSEGILICTGAMSIFPVFYTWENGKWLVSDSSDQLLNMKQDKHCNTDAFDEFMGAGFVMGRETLLKGIYKSQAAEILLLKPDGTTASDIYNYFLPKAFWGESLTELKVKLVYKLKNVTKRLITSLKDRTVVVPLSGGYDSRLIVSLLKNAGYEKVICFTYGRPNQESELSQQVAEKLGYQWIFVDYRKTDIKGYLHDPVFQDYNRYAGNNYTMPYLQEYFAVKYLKDNKLIPDDSVFLPGHGGDFLAGGHVKKAARTKRDLKNLAPHIAKKYFLFIPLGNAAKDQITRRLEQWFEGYHPPDGATDPFYSVYAEDWYVKERGSKFIFQSAQVFPYFGYAFRLPLWHKDLRNLFRQVPFDLRLNQQLYYQLLEDEFFKPLGIFFEENEMKEVGKNSLEKRIRKILKPLVPGMVLARKLKAADWMCYDKFTSEMEQQLKKEGHPPLKTIFSYNARICRWYLQQVRKKTDCRN
- a CDS encoding glycosyltransferase — translated: MKGKQAGKILVIPSWYPPKGGYFFREHALALANEGLEVDVMAGLHTSLRTLRLKELQNVRKIEIHTLDGITEYLKKYWIIPFSNRPNFHGWISLMLRFFRKYQERQGPPDLILAHSSIWAGLVAAFIKEKYGIPYVITEHRSRFVYNTPEARQQFEPWFFPYLKIAFEGAAAVVTVSKSLQPFIREVAPEVEGRLHCIPNMVDTDFFHPAKGKKPLKPFRFFSLANLIPLKGMDTLVEAFASASQEFEGDCQLVIGGDGPERPRLERLLEEKRLRGKVVYAGKLNRSQVLDQMQQAHAFLLASHFEAFGVVFIEAMATGLPLIATRSGGPESIVNENIGLLVESGKSDQLAGALLEMMNQYERYQPAHIRQEAITRYSKSAVAQQYIKLFDNIKK